From a single Oceanobacillus kimchii X50 genomic region:
- a CDS encoding ABC-ATPase domain-containing protein produces MEQLQEKLTQIDRRGYKSYKQIQGMYTHPSFKLYIDYVQGDPFASPSKIRLIVDHNKRSIEPSWLETEERKTAVEDTFARVIDQAISENKISIKGSGKSGLIVFDGPGQEILKRSAVSLQEHFITICLSVGLPAQGRSINGRQAIKLFSEVLPNLLNESVFKVKNEQIEKAIILADQQSHILNVMKENKWVSFVANGSILPRRSGVSNLPQQQAVPFQSPKENEVEIDLPHGKTIKGMATRQGVTLITGGGYHGKSTLLQAIERGVYRHTAGDGREFVLTDPTAVKIRAEDGRRISAVDISPFISNLPHGKDTSNFSTDDASGSTSQAANVMEALEVGAKTLLIDEDTSATNFMIRDIRMQKLVAKNKEPITPFIHRIRQLVDELGVSVILVTGGSGDYFSVADNVILMEEYIPRQVTREAKKIISENPIENEKVPSTEYGKHTKRKLLQSSFPKQSDKRFKIQAKGQYQIMLGKSPILFSNTEQLIDSSQTRMIAEIIQYLYRTNVMESRSFTDVLDIIENEMNKGLDQLTLNRGKHPGDLAKPRRYEIAAVLNRMRTGKFVLNHI; encoded by the coding sequence ATGGAACAACTACAAGAGAAATTAACTCAGATAGATCGAAGAGGATATAAAAGTTATAAACAAATACAGGGAATGTATACACATCCATCGTTCAAACTCTATATTGACTATGTCCAAGGAGACCCATTTGCAAGTCCATCAAAAATTAGGTTAATAGTTGATCATAATAAGCGATCGATTGAACCATCATGGTTAGAAACAGAAGAAAGAAAAACTGCAGTAGAAGATACGTTTGCAAGAGTGATCGACCAAGCAATTAGTGAAAATAAGATTTCAATAAAAGGTTCGGGAAAAAGTGGATTGATTGTTTTCGATGGACCTGGACAAGAAATATTAAAACGGTCAGCAGTTTCGCTACAAGAACATTTTATAACTATTTGTTTATCGGTTGGTTTACCTGCGCAGGGCAGGTCTATTAACGGAAGACAAGCAATCAAACTCTTTAGCGAGGTATTACCGAATCTTTTAAATGAATCCGTATTTAAAGTGAAAAATGAACAAATAGAAAAAGCAATTATTTTAGCTGATCAGCAGTCTCATATTTTGAACGTAATGAAAGAAAATAAATGGGTATCTTTTGTTGCTAACGGCTCCATACTGCCACGTAGGAGTGGAGTGAGTAATCTACCACAACAACAAGCCGTACCTTTTCAGAGTCCAAAAGAAAATGAAGTAGAAATCGACTTACCCCATGGGAAAACAATAAAAGGAATGGCAACCCGCCAGGGAGTTACATTAATAACAGGCGGCGGTTATCACGGTAAAAGTACATTGTTACAAGCGATTGAGCGAGGGGTATATCGGCATACCGCTGGAGACGGACGAGAATTTGTATTAACCGATCCCACTGCGGTGAAGATAAGAGCAGAAGATGGAAGAAGAATTTCTGCAGTAGATATATCACCGTTCATTTCAAACTTGCCACATGGTAAAGATACGAGTAATTTCTCCACAGATGATGCGAGTGGAAGTACTTCACAAGCGGCAAATGTAATGGAAGCATTGGAAGTGGGAGCAAAGACGTTATTAATTGATGAAGATACAAGTGCAACGAATTTTATGATTAGGGATATCCGTATGCAAAAGTTAGTTGCTAAAAATAAAGAACCAATAACTCCATTTATTCACCGTATTCGTCAACTAGTCGATGAATTAGGAGTATCCGTGATTTTAGTGACGGGTGGATCAGGTGATTACTTTTCTGTTGCGGACAATGTCATTTTGATGGAAGAGTATATTCCAAGACAAGTAACTCGTGAGGCCAAAAAAATCATAAGTGAAAATCCGATTGAAAATGAGAAAGTTCCCTCAACTGAATATGGAAAACATACAAAACGTAAGTTATTACAGTCTTCATTTCCTAAACAAAGTGATAAGAGATTTAAGATCCAAGCAAAAGGTCAATATCAAATTATGTTAGGGAAATCACCTATTCTATTTTCAAATACGGAACAACTTATTGATTCCTCACAAACAAGAATGATAGCAGAAATTATACAATATTTGTATCGAACGAATGTTATGGAAAGCCGCTCGTTTACAGATGTTTTGGATATTATTGAGAATGAAATGAATAAAGGTTTAGATCAACTTACATTAAATAGAGGAAAACATCCAGGTGATTTGGCAAAACCTCGCCGGTATGAAATTGCGGCTGTATTAAATCGTATGCGTACTGGCAAGTTTGTACTAAATCATATTTAG
- a CDS encoding amidase domain-containing protein — MESIKEYWSTLFSERHSDDEWWQKKLDLLEKRNATIVKITGDGKVTRKLHYDDRSNYEYVMHLQFLIKQNERFMLEEQVLPFSYSLLDKTIVNHHKRDTAVEKIPDDYSLWNSSNKSQRIDTSRFEYNRLEAVKYAERWWNSYNPAYRTFEVDCTNYISQCLYAGGAPTWGEPVRERGWWYSGNSWSFSWSVAHSMRWYLSGSQKGLKGKEVESPEELFPGDVICYDFEGDNRWNHTTIVVTKDEYGMPLVNAHTDNSRHRYWSYEDSTAYTPDIQYKFFRIGEN, encoded by the coding sequence ATGGAAAGTATAAAAGAATATTGGAGTACGTTGTTCTCAGAAAGGCATTCCGATGATGAGTGGTGGCAAAAGAAACTGGATTTGCTAGAAAAAAGAAATGCAACTATTGTAAAAATAACCGGTGATGGAAAGGTGACACGAAAACTTCATTATGATGATCGCTCAAACTATGAATATGTGATGCATTTACAATTTTTAATAAAACAAAATGAACGATTTATGTTGGAAGAACAAGTATTACCTTTTTCGTATAGTCTCCTAGATAAAACAATAGTCAACCACCACAAACGTGATACTGCTGTTGAAAAAATCCCAGATGATTATTCACTATGGAATTCAAGTAATAAGTCACAAAGAATTGACACCAGTCGATTTGAATATAATCGTCTTGAGGCTGTGAAATATGCAGAACGATGGTGGAATAGTTATAATCCGGCTTACAGAACATTTGAAGTAGATTGTACAAACTATATTTCACAATGTTTATATGCTGGTGGGGCACCTACTTGGGGGGAACCTGTACGAGAGCGAGGATGGTGGTACAGCGGGAATTCTTGGAGTTTCAGTTGGTCGGTTGCACATTCAATGCGTTGGTACTTAAGTGGTTCTCAAAAAGGATTAAAAGGGAAAGAAGTCGAGAGTCCTGAAGAATTATTTCCTGGTGATGTCATTTGTTATGATTTTGAAGGTGATAATCGTTGGAATCATACAACTATTGTTGTGACAAAAGATGAATATGGGATGCCATTAGTAAATGCACATACGGATAATAGTCGTCATCGGTATTGGTCGTATGAAGACTCGACGGCATATACACCAGATATTCAGTACAAATTTTTTCGGATTGGTGAAAATTAG
- a CDS encoding tRNA (cytidine(34)-2'-O)-methyltransferase translates to MSVHVVLFEPEIPANTGNIGRTCLATGVTLHLIHPLGFSTDSKMVRRAGLDYWEHVDVQEYQSIEELYETYPDAKFYYIENFGTKHYTDFDFSDSNIDQFFVFGKESTGIPKELLVGKEDQCLRIHMNNKVRSLNLSNTSAIIIYEVLRQQGFPNLY, encoded by the coding sequence TTGAGTGTGCATGTTGTTTTATTTGAACCAGAAATCCCAGCTAATACGGGAAATATAGGAAGAACATGTCTTGCAACAGGGGTTACACTCCACTTGATCCACCCACTTGGCTTCTCTACAGATAGTAAAATGGTACGAAGAGCTGGATTGGATTATTGGGAGCATGTAGATGTTCAAGAATATCAATCAATAGAAGAACTTTATGAAACATATCCAGATGCAAAATTTTATTATATTGAGAACTTTGGAACCAAACATTATACTGACTTTGATTTTAGTGATTCGAACATAGATCAATTCTTTGTTTTTGGAAAAGAGTCTACAGGTATACCAAAAGAATTGCTAGTCGGGAAAGAAGATCAATGTCTGCGTATTCATATGAATAATAAAGTTCGTTCCCTTAATTTATCAAATACCTCTGCTATTATTATTTATGAAGTATTAAGACAACAAGGATTTCCAAATTTATATTAA
- a CDS encoding 2-oxoglutarate dehydrogenase E1 component — protein MAENAESAERFWGQFHGQNTGYLEQQFELYKEDPELVESSIRTIFDTHGAPSWLTSTENVKSVSNTSDFDVTNLTSAIRLVEAIRRYGHTDADIYPVGGYKGDRSKMLDLSTYNLTEQDLEKIPASWIWEKQAPGVETALDVVNQLRKYYTGTITFEYDHVNNDEERKWLFDLIEEGNARLDPNDDERKEILQRLADVEGFEKFLHKTFVGQKRFSIEGLESMVPMIDHIVQYANQDSIEHVMMGMAHRGRLSVLANVLGKPYDKIFSEFNYTKDKELMPSEGSRAINYGWTGDVKYHYGAEKAVEYGNKGQTRITLAHNPSHLEFVNPVVEGFTRAAQDDRSKKGYPKKDSNKAVAVLIHGDAAFIGEGVVAETLNLSGLPGYSTGGTLHIIANNLLGYTTDREDGRSTRYASDLAKGFEIPVIRVNADDPISCISAIKIAYEYRQKFNKDFLIDLVGYRRYGHNEMDEPRTTQPSLYQQIDDHPSVATLFGKAMEEKGILQEGGFEEVKSAVEKKLTDIYKGMTESEIGEPEAKLMPQVLTNGLDQFTTAIDLATLKSINEELLERPEGFKGFKKTERILQRRKDSLEEGNKADWGTGEALAFASILKDGTPIRLTGQDTERGTFAHRHIVLHDVETGEKYSPLHGLSDVHASFDVRNSPLSEAGVLGFEYGYSVQSPNTLVIWEAQFGDFANAGQVIFDQFISSARAKWGEKSNMVLLLPHGYEGQGPEHSSARLERFLQMAAENNWIVANVTSSAQLFHILRRQAAMRDRDEARPLVLMTPKSSLIRHPRMAATAEEFTDSGFLPLRDQPGFEVDRDKVTRLVVGSGKMMIDIEEAMDDSDETYDWLQIKRVEQIYPFPKKALEEEIKQLPNLKEIVWVQEEPKNMGAWNFVDDYLRELLNGDQKLKVISRPDRSAPAGGIPTVHKTAQNKIIKQALNQSEGGKSSAGN, from the coding sequence GTGGCAGAAAATGCAGAATCTGCAGAAAGATTTTGGGGGCAGTTTCACGGACAAAACACGGGGTATTTGGAACAACAATTTGAGTTGTATAAAGAAGATCCGGAATTAGTTGAATCTTCTATCAGAACAATATTTGATACACATGGCGCTCCATCTTGGCTTACTTCTACCGAGAATGTAAAATCTGTATCCAATACATCTGATTTTGATGTAACCAACTTAACCTCAGCAATCAGACTTGTTGAGGCTATTCGTCGTTATGGACACACAGATGCAGATATATATCCAGTTGGTGGATATAAGGGTGATCGTTCTAAGATGCTGGATTTATCAACATATAATTTAACAGAACAAGATCTAGAGAAAATTCCTGCATCTTGGATTTGGGAGAAGCAAGCTCCTGGAGTAGAGACAGCTTTGGATGTAGTAAACCAGTTAAGAAAGTATTATACTGGGACGATTACATTTGAATATGACCATGTTAATAATGATGAAGAACGTAAATGGTTATTTGATTTAATTGAAGAAGGAAATGCAAGACTAGATCCAAATGATGATGAAAGAAAAGAGATCCTTCAACGTTTAGCTGATGTGGAAGGGTTTGAAAAGTTTCTTCATAAAACCTTTGTCGGTCAAAAGCGATTTTCCATTGAGGGATTAGAATCAATGGTGCCAATGATCGATCATATCGTTCAATACGCAAATCAAGATAGCATTGAACATGTCATGATGGGAATGGCACATCGTGGAAGATTATCTGTATTAGCAAATGTTTTGGGTAAACCGTATGATAAGATTTTTTCTGAGTTTAATTACACGAAAGACAAAGAATTAATGCCATCAGAAGGCTCCAGAGCAATCAATTATGGATGGACTGGAGATGTTAAATATCATTATGGTGCAGAAAAAGCAGTTGAATATGGTAATAAAGGCCAAACAAGAATTACTTTAGCACATAATCCATCGCATCTTGAGTTTGTTAATCCCGTAGTAGAAGGATTTACTCGTGCTGCTCAAGATGATAGAAGTAAAAAAGGATATCCGAAGAAAGATTCCAATAAGGCTGTTGCTGTATTAATTCATGGAGATGCAGCATTTATTGGTGAGGGCGTCGTTGCAGAAACGCTGAACTTAAGTGGATTACCTGGATATTCTACTGGAGGAACTTTGCATATTATTGCAAATAACTTACTTGGGTATACGACAGACCGTGAAGATGGTAGATCAACAAGATATGCAAGTGATTTGGCGAAAGGATTTGAAATTCCTGTTATCCGAGTTAATGCGGATGATCCTATCTCTTGTATCTCAGCTATCAAAATAGCATATGAGTACCGTCAAAAGTTCAATAAAGATTTTCTAATAGACTTAGTTGGCTATCGTCGCTACGGACATAATGAAATGGATGAACCTCGTACAACGCAGCCAAGTCTTTATCAGCAGATTGATGACCACCCATCTGTTGCTACGTTGTTTGGAAAAGCAATGGAAGAAAAAGGTATTCTTCAAGAGGGTGGATTTGAAGAAGTAAAAAGTGCTGTTGAGAAAAAACTGACTGACATTTATAAAGGGATGACAGAAAGTGAAATTGGAGAACCAGAAGCGAAGCTAATGCCACAAGTATTAACCAATGGCCTAGACCAATTTACGACAGCTATTGATTTAGCTACTTTAAAATCGATTAATGAAGAATTACTTGAACGTCCGGAAGGCTTTAAAGGCTTCAAGAAGACAGAGCGAATCCTACAGCGCAGAAAAGATTCGTTGGAAGAAGGTAATAAAGCGGATTGGGGTACAGGTGAAGCTTTAGCTTTTGCGTCCATTTTAAAAGATGGAACACCAATTCGTTTAACAGGCCAGGATACCGAGCGTGGTACATTTGCACACCGTCATATAGTATTACATGATGTAGAAACTGGGGAGAAATACAGTCCCTTACATGGATTATCGGATGTTCATGCATCTTTTGATGTACGTAACAGTCCTTTATCTGAAGCTGGAGTCTTAGGTTTTGAATATGGGTATAGCGTACAATCACCAAACACACTTGTTATTTGGGAAGCTCAATTTGGTGATTTCGCGAATGCAGGGCAGGTTATTTTTGACCAATTTATTTCTTCTGCTCGTGCAAAATGGGGCGAGAAATCAAATATGGTTTTACTTCTACCTCATGGTTATGAAGGGCAAGGTCCCGAACACTCTAGTGCAAGATTAGAACGTTTCTTACAAATGGCAGCTGAAAATAACTGGATAGTAGCAAATGTGACTTCATCTGCACAACTATTTCATATTCTTAGACGCCAAGCAGCAATGCGAGATCGTGATGAAGCTAGACCATTAGTATTAATGACACCTAAAAGTAGTCTCATTCGTCATCCGCGTATGGCGGCAACTGCCGAGGAATTTACAGATAGTGGGTTCCTGCCATTGCGTGATCAACCGGGATTTGAAGTGGATCGAGATAAAGTAACGCGTCTTGTCGTTGGTAGTGGAAAAATGATGATCGATATAGAAGAAGCGATGGATGATTCAGATGAAACATATGATTGGTTACAAATAAAAAGAGTGGAACAAATTTATCCATTCCCAAAAAAAGCATTGGAAGAGGAAATAAAGCAGCTTCCAAACTTAAAAGAGATTGTGTGGGTACAAGAGGAGCCGAAAAACATGGGTGCATGGAATTTTGTTGATGATTATCTGCGAGAATTATTGAACGGAGATCAGAAACTTAAAGTCATAAGTAGACCAGACCGTTCCGCTCCAGCTGGAGGTATTCCGACTGTACACAAAACGGCTCAAAATAAAATTATTAAACAAGCATTGAATCAATCTGAAGGAGGAAAGTCCAGTGCAGGAAATTAA
- the queG gene encoding tRNA epoxyqueuosine(34) reductase QueG: MQVAQLKEDIQSYAKEIGIDKIGFTTADVFTELKERLRRQQELHYQSGFEKGSIEERTEPKRLLPEAKSIISIAVAYPQKMHDAPRSTKEERRGIFARASWGIDYHVALRERLNKLSEYIQAKYPDAVNKIMVDTGELSDRAVAERAGIGFSGKNTSIITPEFGSFVYLGEMITNIPFIPDSPVEESCGDCTICMDACPTGALVEGGQLNAQRCIAFLTQTKDFLPDEFRSKIGNRLYGCDTCQQVCPYNRGIDSHFHQELEPEPESAKPKLKPMLHLSNKEFKEKFGYMSGSWRGKKPLQRNALIAIGHYKDKSAIDDLIKVMNNDPRPVIRGTAAWSLGKIGSQQAYDAIETAMKKETDSQVLFEMEKGLSFQKQT; this comes from the coding sequence TTGCAAGTAGCTCAATTAAAAGAAGATATTCAATCTTATGCGAAGGAAATTGGGATTGATAAGATCGGTTTTACGACCGCCGATGTTTTTACAGAATTAAAAGAACGGTTACGCAGACAACAGGAACTACATTACCAATCTGGTTTTGAAAAAGGCTCTATAGAAGAAAGGACCGAGCCTAAAAGGTTATTACCAGAAGCAAAATCAATTATCTCTATAGCAGTAGCGTATCCACAAAAAATGCATGATGCCCCCAGAAGTACCAAAGAAGAGAGACGTGGTATTTTCGCAAGGGCTTCATGGGGGATTGATTATCATGTAGCCTTACGTGAACGTTTAAATAAATTGTCAGAATATATCCAAGCAAAATACCCTGATGCGGTGAACAAAATTATGGTTGATACAGGAGAGCTATCTGATCGAGCAGTTGCAGAACGTGCTGGTATAGGATTTAGTGGGAAAAATACGTCGATTATTACTCCTGAGTTTGGTTCATTTGTTTACTTAGGGGAAATGATTACGAATATTCCATTTATACCTGATAGTCCAGTGGAAGAAAGCTGTGGAGATTGTACTATCTGTATGGATGCCTGTCCAACAGGAGCATTAGTTGAGGGAGGACAATTAAATGCACAAAGATGCATTGCATTTTTAACACAGACCAAAGATTTCTTACCAGATGAGTTCCGTTCAAAAATTGGTAATCGTCTATATGGTTGTGACACTTGTCAACAAGTATGTCCGTATAATAGAGGCATAGATTCTCATTTTCATCAGGAATTAGAACCTGAACCAGAGTCTGCAAAACCAAAGTTAAAACCAATGCTACATTTGTCCAATAAAGAGTTTAAAGAGAAATTTGGTTATATGTCTGGATCTTGGCGCGGTAAAAAACCTTTACAACGAAATGCGCTGATTGCAATTGGCCACTACAAAGATAAAAGTGCAATTGATGATCTGATTAAAGTGATGAATAATGACCCAAGGCCAGTTATACGAGGAACTGCAGCATGGTCATTAGGGAAAATTGGTTCTCAACAAGCATATGACGCGATTGAAACAGCTATGAAAAAAGAAACTGACAGTCAAGTTCTTTTTGAGATGGAGAAAGGTCTATCTTTTCAAAAGCAAACATAA
- a CDS encoding NupC/NupG family nucleoside CNT transporter gives MSILLGILAIIITLGLAYLMSNKKKKVNFKGIGIMLVLQLLITWFMFSTTIGASIINGISAVFNKLIEFGTEGVNFVLGGFEVAEGGVFFFNVLLLIIFFATLLSVLTYLKILPAIIKYVGAAISKVTGLPRIESFNGVNSIFFGQSEALIAIRSQFHHLNENRLYIVSASAMGSVSASIVGAYIQILPPEYILVALPLNMFSALMIASIIAPVEVPKEEDKVDITDVSQDKSIFEAMGNGALEGGKIALIVAAMLIAFIASLELVNWLIQFVFAGVTLQQILGYILAPIGILMGIAPNEVIEAGSIMGTKIVTNEFVAMTQFQPLLDGMSEKTIGIVTVFLTSFANFSSIGIIAGTVKGIDSKKAVSVSQFGMKLLLGSILASILSATVVGLFL, from the coding sequence GTGAGTATACTTCTCGGTATATTAGCAATTATTATTACATTGGGACTTGCCTACCTCATGTCGAATAAGAAGAAAAAGGTAAACTTTAAAGGCATAGGAATAATGTTGGTTCTTCAGTTACTAATTACGTGGTTTATGTTTTCAACCACCATTGGTGCTTCTATAATAAATGGTATATCAGCTGTATTTAATAAGTTGATTGAATTTGGTACAGAAGGGGTGAATTTTGTACTTGGAGGATTCGAAGTTGCGGAAGGTGGAGTATTCTTCTTCAATGTATTATTACTTATTATATTCTTTGCAACATTACTGTCTGTGTTAACGTATTTAAAAATACTACCGGCTATTATTAAGTATGTTGGAGCAGCAATCTCAAAAGTTACTGGATTACCCCGAATTGAATCATTTAATGGCGTAAATAGTATATTTTTTGGGCAATCGGAAGCACTAATCGCAATTCGATCTCAATTCCATCATTTAAATGAAAATCGTCTTTATATTGTCAGTGCTTCAGCGATGGGGTCAGTATCTGCTTCCATTGTAGGTGCATATATTCAAATATTACCACCTGAATATATATTAGTCGCATTGCCTTTAAACATGTTTAGTGCGTTAATGATTGCATCAATTATTGCTCCTGTCGAAGTTCCAAAAGAAGAAGACAAAGTTGATATTACCGACGTAAGTCAGGATAAGAGTATTTTTGAAGCAATGGGAAATGGAGCTTTAGAAGGTGGAAAAATTGCATTAATCGTAGCTGCGATGTTAATTGCGTTTATTGCATCTCTAGAGCTTGTAAACTGGTTAATTCAGTTTGTTTTTGCTGGCGTCACTCTACAACAAATCTTAGGATATATTCTTGCTCCGATTGGAATTTTAATGGGGATAGCACCTAATGAAGTAATTGAGGCAGGATCTATTATGGGGACGAAGATTGTTACGAATGAATTTGTAGCAATGACACAATTCCAACCGTTATTAGATGGAATGTCCGAAAAAACAATTGGTATTGTTACCGTATTCCTAACAAGTTTTGCTAACTTCTCTTCCATTGGTATCATTGCTGGAACGGTTAAAGGAATTGATAGTAAAAAAGCTGTATCTGTATCTCAATTTGGAATGAAGCTTTTATTAGGATCAATACTAGCTTCCATCTTGTCAGCAACTGTTGTGGGATTGTTCTTGTAA
- the odhB gene encoding 2-oxoglutarate dehydrogenase complex dihydrolipoyllysine-residue succinyltransferase: MQEIKIPELAESITEGTIAEWLVKKGDKVEKGDPVVELETDKVNVEVNAEFSGVITEIISEEGDDVTVGDTIAKLDENGEAGSSSDESESTPKEEPKQEEKQEEKQEDKQKATETESSKEVETTSDNNGEVIASPAARKRARELNIDLSSVQSRDPLGRVRTEDVEAQAQANKRSTDKKQEKKEAPKSEKTEFDKPVERVKMTRRRQTIAKNLVEVQHNTAMLTTFNEVDMTAVMELRKQRKDKFLDKNGVKLGFMSFFTKAVVGALKEFPLLNAEIQGNELVIKKFYDIGIAVSTDDGLVVPVVRDADRKDFAGIEQDINDLGTKARDNKLALKDLQGGSFTITNGGTFGSMMSTPILNAPQVGILGMHNIVKRAMVMPDDSIEVRPMMYLALSYDHRIVDGKEAVQFLVRIKQMLEDPYDLLLEG, translated from the coding sequence GTGCAGGAAATTAAAATCCCAGAATTAGCAGAATCCATTACAGAAGGTACGATAGCAGAATGGCTTGTCAAAAAAGGTGACAAAGTTGAAAAAGGTGACCCAGTAGTAGAATTAGAAACGGATAAAGTAAATGTAGAAGTAAATGCAGAATTTTCCGGAGTTATCACTGAAATCATTAGTGAAGAAGGTGATGATGTAACTGTTGGAGACACCATAGCTAAACTAGATGAAAATGGTGAAGCTGGTTCAAGTTCAGATGAATCAGAATCAACGCCTAAAGAAGAGCCTAAACAGGAAGAAAAACAAGAAGAAAAACAAGAAGATAAACAGAAAGCAACTGAAACAGAATCTTCTAAGGAAGTGGAAACTACATCTGATAATAATGGAGAAGTGATTGCATCTCCTGCAGCTAGAAAACGAGCTCGTGAATTAAATATTGATTTAAGTAGTGTTCAATCACGAGATCCATTAGGACGTGTACGCACAGAAGATGTAGAAGCGCAAGCACAAGCGAATAAACGATCAACGGATAAGAAGCAAGAGAAAAAAGAAGCTCCAAAATCGGAGAAAACTGAATTTGATAAACCGGTAGAACGTGTAAAAATGACTCGTCGCCGTCAAACAATCGCAAAAAATCTTGTAGAAGTACAGCATAATACGGCAATGCTTACTACTTTTAACGAAGTAGATATGACAGCGGTTATGGAATTACGAAAACAACGTAAAGATAAATTCTTAGACAAAAATGGCGTTAAGTTAGGATTCATGTCCTTCTTTACAAAAGCGGTTGTAGGGGCTTTAAAGGAATTCCCATTATTAAATGCTGAAATTCAGGGAAATGAATTAGTCATTAAGAAATTCTATGACATCGGTATTGCTGTCTCCACGGATGATGGACTTGTAGTGCCAGTAGTCAGAGATGCAGACCGTAAAGATTTTGCTGGGATTGAGCAAGATATTAACGATTTAGGCACAAAAGCACGAGATAATAAATTGGCGTTAAAAGACTTGCAGGGTGGATCCTTTACAATTACAAATGGTGGGACATTTGGTTCAATGATGTCTACACCAATTTTAAATGCCCCTCAAGTAGGTATTTTAGGAATGCACAATATAGTAAAACGTGCAATGGTAATGCCAGATGATTCTATTGAAGTTCGTCCAATGATGTATTTAGCTCTATCTTATGATCACCGTATTGTTGATGGTAAGGAAGCTGTGCAATTTCTTGTTCGAATTAAGCAAATGTTAGAAGACCCGTATGATCTTTTACTTGAAGGCTAA